One region of Edaphobacter bradus genomic DNA includes:
- a CDS encoding GumC family protein, whose protein sequence is MLGHRVLTLQDYTAILKRRWWVIVVPMLLLALVGFTITFFVQPVYVSQTLVLIEQQKVPDDYVKPVVSEDLNARLSSMQEQILSRSRLQPIIERFNLYGANKLGMDERIEKVRKDIDIKPIQSQIARANGLPGFFISFKAGDPHTAQSVCSEITSLFLSQNLRDREQSAMGTTDFLKGQLEDAKRNLDDQDAKLADFQRTYMGKLPGDESTSMNMLMTLNTQLDATTQALSRMEQDKSYGETILAQQVRELQAPQTKVQPQVQQAELQQLQTQEADLTARYTDDYPDVVAVRRKIKDLRAEMEKAPATQSAAPTVSGPEPASIQQLRAQLHSLDMGIAQKKRDQAKLQDQIAMYQNRIQASPMVQEQYKNLTRDYQTAQTFYDDLLKKMNQSKMATDLERRQQGEQFKVMDAPNLPEAPTSPNRAIFLGGGLLAGALLGLLVSALLEYRNTEVRSERDIWAFTKLPTLAVIAFTEQEDMAGPKRRFGFGRRKPTLTAGSKPAMSSGS, encoded by the coding sequence ATGCTTGGTCATCGTGTTTTGACGTTGCAGGACTACACAGCGATTCTGAAGCGTAGATGGTGGGTGATTGTGGTCCCCATGCTGTTGTTGGCTCTGGTGGGGTTTACGATTACGTTTTTTGTGCAGCCGGTGTACGTCTCACAGACTCTGGTTCTGATCGAGCAGCAGAAGGTTCCGGATGACTACGTGAAGCCGGTGGTCTCGGAGGACCTTAACGCCCGCCTGTCGTCGATGCAGGAGCAGATTCTGAGCCGCTCCAGACTGCAGCCGATCATTGAACGCTTCAATCTCTATGGCGCAAACAAGCTTGGGATGGATGAGCGCATTGAGAAGGTCCGCAAGGACATTGACATCAAGCCCATCCAGTCGCAGATTGCGAGAGCGAATGGCCTGCCTGGATTCTTCATCTCCTTCAAGGCGGGCGATCCGCACACGGCGCAATCGGTGTGCAGCGAGATTACTTCGCTCTTCCTGAGCCAGAACCTGCGAGACCGCGAGCAGTCGGCTATGGGGACAACGGACTTTCTGAAGGGGCAACTGGAGGATGCCAAGCGGAACCTGGACGACCAGGACGCCAAACTGGCTGACTTTCAGCGGACCTACATGGGGAAGTTGCCTGGAGACGAGAGCACCAGCATGAATATGCTGATGACTTTGAACACGCAGCTTGATGCGACGACCCAGGCCTTGTCCCGCATGGAGCAGGACAAGAGCTACGGCGAGACGATTCTAGCGCAGCAGGTTCGCGAGTTGCAGGCTCCACAGACGAAAGTGCAGCCTCAGGTCCAGCAGGCGGAGTTGCAACAGCTGCAGACCCAGGAGGCAGATCTGACGGCCCGTTATACAGATGACTATCCGGATGTTGTCGCGGTGCGCCGGAAGATCAAAGATCTGCGGGCGGAGATGGAAAAGGCCCCTGCAACGCAGTCGGCGGCTCCCACCGTCAGCGGCCCAGAGCCGGCAAGCATCCAGCAGCTCCGAGCGCAGCTCCATTCGCTTGATATGGGAATTGCGCAGAAGAAGCGCGATCAGGCGAAGCTCCAGGACCAGATTGCCATGTACCAGAACCGCATTCAGGCCAGCCCGATGGTTCAGGAGCAATACAAGAACCTGACCCGCGACTATCAGACAGCTCAGACGTTCTACGACGATCTCTTGAAGAAGATGAATCAATCCAAGATGGCGACGGACCTGGAACGACGGCAGCAGGGCGAGCAGTTCAAGGTGATGGATGCGCCGAATCTTCCGGAAGCGCCGACGTCTCCCAATCGCGCCATCTTTCTGGGCGGTGGGCTCCTTGCAGGCGCTTTGCTCGGCCTGCTGGTCAGCGCGCTGCTGGAGTACCGCAACACCGAAGTGCGGAGCGAACGCGATATCTGGGCCTTTACCAAGCTTCCTACGCTCGCCGTGATTGCGTTCACGGAGCAGGAGGATATGGCCGGACCGAAGCGGCGATTTGGCTTTGGCCGTCGAAAACCAACGCTTACTGCCGGCAGTAAGCCAGCGATGTCTTCAGGTTCATAA
- a CDS encoding polysaccharide biosynthesis/export family protein: MDKRSYLMNRLYVYAVYAALFLLIVTIKSNAQPQTPAGSVSPAAAAPAPPAANKPVQSALADPSTYVIGSEDVLQVTVWREPTLSGTIPVRPDGMISLVLVGDMPAAGRTPMQLAGDISVRLKKYVQDPSVSVVVTAVNSQRIFLIGEVGHVGPVPLTAGMSPLQAISAAGGLTPFANSKHIYILRGAQGKQQKIPFNYKAALKGDSHQDITLLPGDTIVVP; this comes from the coding sequence ATGGATAAACGGAGTTACCTGATGAATCGGCTCTATGTCTATGCGGTCTATGCGGCCTTGTTTCTGTTGATCGTGACGATAAAGAGTAATGCGCAACCGCAGACGCCGGCTGGGTCGGTTTCGCCCGCTGCCGCTGCGCCGGCGCCACCGGCTGCAAACAAGCCAGTCCAGTCGGCGCTTGCTGATCCGTCGACCTATGTCATTGGCTCCGAAGACGTTCTGCAGGTGACGGTGTGGAGAGAACCGACGCTGTCCGGGACGATTCCGGTGCGGCCGGACGGAATGATCTCGCTTGTGCTGGTTGGGGACATGCCCGCAGCTGGCAGGACGCCGATGCAGCTGGCGGGAGACATCTCTGTGCGTCTCAAGAAGTACGTTCAGGACCCGAGCGTCTCCGTGGTGGTGACGGCGGTGAACAGCCAGCGCATCTTTCTGATTGGCGAAGTGGGCCACGTCGGCCCGGTTCCTTTGACGGCGGGTATGTCTCCGCTGCAGGCGATCTCGGCGGCGGGAGGTTTGACCCCGTTCGCGAATTCGAAGCATATCTATATTCTTCGCGGCGCGCAGGGCAAGCAGCAGAAGATCCCCTTCAACTATAAAGCGGCACTGAAGGGCGACAGTCACCAGGACATTACGCTGCTTCCCGGTGACACGATCGTTGTTCCATGA
- a CDS encoding DUF6982 domain-containing protein gives MEPEGSGKRSADKLQSAAVQDQAVRSDASESRVVASKGPAAAADSAYKVILRFEDRTIRGFADVSELGSIEKLLRNDPQFRLDSVRLKLLDTQQVEEIATSEAKAVFFVKTFDGNESHKALHFHEHSPITPGLWVRVYFYDNEMIEGIIGNTRDFVLEDGFFLMPTDPNGNNRLVYVLKRGLKDFHVLGIRNFPKNLMKG, from the coding sequence ATGGAACCGGAAGGCAGCGGCAAACGATCTGCAGATAAGCTACAAAGCGCTGCTGTACAAGATCAAGCAGTACGATCTGACGCCTCCGAATCGCGCGTCGTAGCGTCGAAGGGCCCTGCGGCTGCGGCGGACAGCGCATACAAGGTTATCCTCCGTTTTGAAGACCGGACGATCCGTGGGTTTGCGGACGTGAGTGAACTGGGGTCGATCGAGAAGTTGCTGCGAAACGATCCCCAGTTCCGCCTCGACTCTGTTCGCCTGAAGCTGCTCGATACGCAACAGGTGGAAGAGATTGCGACCAGCGAAGCGAAGGCGGTCTTTTTCGTAAAGACCTTCGATGGCAATGAGAGTCATAAGGCGCTTCATTTCCATGAGCACTCGCCGATTACGCCTGGTCTCTGGGTGAGGGTGTACTTCTACGACAACGAGATGATCGAGGGGATCATCGGCAACACGCGGGACTTTGTGCTCGAGGACGGCTTCTTCCTGATGCCGACCGATCCGAATGGCAACAACCGGCTCGTCTACGTGCTGAAGCGCGGGCTCAAGGACTTCCATGTTCTCGGGATCAGGAATTTCCCGAAGAACCTGATGAAGGGGTAG
- a CDS encoding TIGR03013 family XrtA/PEP-CTERM system glycosyltransferase, with the protein MIRLFNVYYSTRTFVLLLCEALLAGGSFLLATAICLGPDTYLVLNYEYGALKILALTVLTLLCSYYFDLYEPQRISARWEIYFRLLLVLGFISFLLAAVLYLFPAVDIGHYVLVLGLVFLTVALFMWRSAYEWIIGHEIFRERVYVLGGGERARAVVETLRARKDVGMEVVGWGETALGKSERKQAFTSALAPFLAPKPVVDRVIVALEDRRGELPINELLKLRFHGVVIEEAATLLERLTGKLHLDSLRPSSFIYAEGFRIKPSQQIARRIVSTLAAATGLLLFLPFFPFVVLMVRLSSPGPIFFRQVRVGLGGKNFSVYKFRTMRTDAEAAGAKWATKDDPRVTRIGRFMRKVRLDEVPQLWNVLRGDMGFVGPRPERPEFVPLLVEKIPYFELRHMIRPGLTGWAQVRFGYGSTLEQNREKLEFDLYYIKHMTLGLDLLIMFETIKTIIRRQGSQ; encoded by the coding sequence ATGATTCGGCTCTTCAATGTGTATTACTCCACTCGCACGTTTGTGTTGCTCTTGTGCGAGGCTCTCCTGGCTGGCGGCTCCTTTCTGTTGGCCACCGCGATCTGCCTGGGACCGGATACTTACCTCGTCCTGAACTACGAGTACGGGGCGCTGAAGATTCTTGCCCTTACGGTCCTCACTCTGCTTTGCTCCTATTACTTCGACCTGTACGAGCCGCAGCGGATCTCGGCCCGATGGGAGATCTACTTCCGGCTGTTGCTGGTGCTTGGATTTATCTCCTTTCTCCTTGCAGCGGTCCTCTACCTGTTTCCGGCCGTTGATATCGGACATTACGTTCTTGTGCTGGGCCTTGTCTTCCTTACGGTGGCGCTGTTCATGTGGCGCAGCGCGTATGAGTGGATCATCGGGCATGAGATCTTTCGCGAGCGGGTGTATGTGCTGGGTGGCGGGGAGCGCGCCCGCGCCGTCGTTGAGACTTTGCGGGCGCGCAAGGACGTCGGCATGGAGGTCGTCGGCTGGGGAGAGACGGCTTTGGGAAAGAGTGAACGCAAGCAGGCGTTCACCTCTGCGCTGGCTCCCTTCCTGGCTCCGAAGCCTGTGGTCGATCGAGTGATTGTCGCGCTGGAAGACCGGCGCGGAGAGCTGCCGATCAATGAGTTGCTGAAGCTGCGCTTCCACGGGGTCGTCATTGAGGAGGCGGCCACGCTGCTCGAAAGACTCACAGGCAAGCTGCACCTGGATAGCCTGCGGCCGAGCAGCTTCATCTACGCGGAGGGGTTTCGCATCAAGCCTTCGCAGCAGATCGCCCGGCGCATCGTCTCTACACTGGCGGCGGCGACCGGGCTGCTTCTGTTTCTTCCCTTTTTCCCGTTCGTGGTGCTGATGGTCCGGTTATCTTCGCCGGGGCCGATCTTCTTCCGCCAGGTTCGAGTGGGGCTGGGCGGGAAGAACTTTTCGGTCTACAAATTTCGCACCATGCGTACGGATGCCGAGGCGGCCGGCGCCAAGTGGGCTACCAAGGATGATCCGCGCGTGACGCGAATCGGCCGGTTCATGCGAAAGGTACGGCTGGACGAGGTTCCGCAGTTGTGGAACGTGTTGCGGGGAGACATGGGGTTTGTCGGCCCGCGGCCGGAGCGCCCCGAGTTTGTTCCTCTGCTTGTGGAGAAGATCCCCTACTTTGAACTCCGGCATATGATCCGCCCCGGGCTGACGGGCTGGGCGCAGGTGCGCTTCGGCTACGGCTCGACGCTGGAACAGAACCGGGAGAAGCTGGAGTTTGATCTCTACTACATCAAACACATGACTCTCGGACTGGATCTGCTGATCATGTTCGAGACGATCAAGACGATCATCCGGCGTCAGGGCTCGCAGTAG
- a CDS encoding sigma-54 interaction domain-containing protein, which produces MTLVSNAESAVSFSLPPLDIIFGKTPAMQAVRNKLEKVAETDVPVLIQGESGTGKELCVRLLHALSLRARGSLVKVSCPAIPHSLIETELFGYEKGAFTGAMATKLGRVEQAHMGTLFLDEVGSLDLGVQSKLLQVLQDGTFVRVGGHEPRSITTRLVSAANSDLRNQVEDGTFRLDFLFRINAVTINLPPLRQRIADLPILIDYFIEHYAKVFHHTPELLSKSAVRMMQSYHWPGNIRQLENLIRGYVLIGSEEALVAEMMPETPRDGITTELDLSEPVSLKNITRKATHDLERQIILKVLQANSWNRQKTAKWLQISYRSLLYKLSEIGMPEVPPRPLRIPTLVKKSEPRSVKTAASRSRVF; this is translated from the coding sequence ATGACCTTGGTCTCCAATGCCGAATCCGCCGTCTCTTTCAGCCTCCCCCCGCTCGATATCATCTTCGGCAAGACGCCAGCTATGCAGGCGGTCCGAAATAAGCTGGAGAAGGTAGCAGAAACCGACGTACCCGTTCTAATTCAAGGGGAAAGCGGCACTGGAAAGGAGCTCTGCGTCCGGCTTCTTCATGCCCTTTCACTCCGTGCGCGAGGCTCCCTGGTTAAGGTGAGCTGCCCGGCCATCCCGCACTCCCTGATCGAAACCGAGCTCTTCGGCTACGAAAAAGGAGCCTTCACCGGAGCCATGGCCACCAAGCTCGGCCGCGTCGAGCAGGCGCACATGGGAACTCTTTTCCTGGACGAGGTCGGCAGCCTCGACCTCGGGGTCCAGTCCAAGCTCCTGCAGGTCCTTCAGGACGGAACCTTCGTCCGCGTAGGAGGGCATGAGCCTCGGAGCATCACCACCCGGCTGGTCTCCGCCGCTAACAGCGATCTCCGCAACCAGGTCGAAGACGGCACCTTCCGCCTGGACTTCCTCTTCCGCATCAATGCGGTGACAATCAATCTTCCCCCGCTGCGGCAGCGCATCGCCGATCTGCCGATCCTGATCGACTACTTCATCGAGCACTACGCCAAGGTCTTCCACCATACTCCCGAGCTGCTCTCCAAGAGCGCCGTCCGCATGATGCAGAGCTATCACTGGCCCGGAAACATTCGGCAGCTCGAAAACCTGATCCGCGGTTACGTCCTGATCGGCAGCGAGGAGGCGCTCGTCGCCGAGATGATGCCAGAGACGCCACGCGACGGCATCACCACGGAGCTCGATCTAAGCGAGCCCGTCTCCCTGAAGAACATCACGCGGAAGGCCACGCACGACCTCGAGCGCCAGATCATCCTCAAGGTCCTGCAGGCCAATAGCTGGAACCGCCAGAAGACCGCCAAATGGCTCCAGATCAGCTACCGTTCGCTTCTCTATAAATTGAGCGAGATCGGCATGCCGGAGGTTCCGCCACGTCCCCTCCGCATTCCCACCCTCGTCAAGAAGAGCGAGCCCCGCTCCGTCAAGACCGCAGCTTCGCGAAGCCGGGTCTTTTGA
- a CDS encoding sigma-54-dependent transcriptional regulator, which translates to MSASLSYTVSGFKSGAKKRSQILILEPDLAVLDYLRLTLGDQYSLSLFSEEQSLLDRLEGKDDADLLLLATHGSRDPLPLLTHIRCTKPHLPVIVLSCSAELRDLEMVIRLGVRAIVMKPFVGSDIEQAIEEHLASVPKSNGATESPREIPLNETHSFVRSSKRMRELESQASLVARADIPLLILGESGTGKEILALFTHMMSARSQKMFLKVNCAAVPADLLESELFGYEQGAFTGAIKTKPGKFEICTGGTIFLDEIGEMPALLQAKLLQVLQDGTFSRLGSRSPMKVDVRVIAATNINMKEAMANKTFREDLYYRLNGFTLSIPPLRERRDEIPVLSEYFMRKGAKRYGRNPLPFSQNLLNALSEHNWPGNLRELENVVNRYLVLGDEHAIMEELAPEPQAQAAAAVTAEPSGAGLKALVKNLKGDAESAAIAQVLEGTGWNRKAAANDLQISYKALLYKIKQYDLTPPNRAS; encoded by the coding sequence ATGTCTGCATCGCTGTCGTATACGGTCTCTGGTTTCAAATCGGGCGCGAAGAAGCGGTCCCAGATTCTCATCCTCGAACCTGACCTGGCGGTCCTTGACTATCTCCGCTTGACCCTGGGTGATCAATATTCCCTCAGCCTTTTCTCCGAGGAGCAGTCTCTGCTCGATCGTCTCGAGGGCAAGGATGACGCTGATCTGCTGCTGCTGGCGACGCATGGGAGCCGCGATCCGCTTCCATTGCTGACACACATCCGGTGCACAAAGCCTCACCTTCCGGTAATCGTGCTGTCGTGCTCGGCGGAGTTGCGCGATCTCGAGATGGTGATCCGTCTCGGCGTGCGCGCAATCGTGATGAAGCCGTTCGTGGGCAGCGATATCGAGCAGGCCATCGAGGAGCACCTGGCGAGCGTGCCGAAGAGCAACGGAGCCACCGAGTCTCCGCGTGAGATTCCGCTGAACGAGACGCACTCGTTTGTGCGGTCGAGCAAGCGGATGCGCGAGCTGGAGTCGCAGGCTTCACTGGTCGCCCGGGCGGACATTCCTCTGCTGATTCTGGGCGAGAGCGGAACGGGCAAGGAGATCCTCGCGCTGTTCACGCACATGATGTCGGCCCGCAGCCAGAAGATGTTCCTGAAGGTCAACTGCGCCGCTGTGCCGGCGGACCTGCTGGAGAGCGAGCTCTTCGGCTACGAGCAGGGCGCCTTCACTGGCGCGATCAAGACCAAGCCGGGCAAGTTCGAGATCTGCACGGGAGGCACGATCTTCCTGGACGAGATCGGCGAGATGCCCGCGTTGCTGCAGGCCAAGCTGCTGCAGGTGCTGCAGGATGGCACCTTCTCCCGGCTGGGAAGCCGTTCGCCGATGAAGGTTGACGTGCGCGTGATCGCCGCGACCAATATCAATATGAAGGAAGCGATGGCGAACAAGACCTTCCGCGAGGACCTCTATTACAGGTTGAATGGATTCACGCTGAGCATTCCTCCTCTACGTGAACGCCGCGATGAGATTCCGGTGCTGTCGGAGTACTTTATGCGGAAGGGAGCCAAGCGGTACGGCCGCAATCCGCTGCCGTTCTCGCAGAATCTGTTGAATGCGTTATCTGAGCACAACTGGCCGGGCAATCTGAGAGAGCTGGAAAATGTAGTGAACCGCTATCTCGTTCTTGGGGATGAGCATGCGATTATGGAAGAGCTTGCACCTGAACCACAGGCGCAGGCGGCTGCCGCTGTCACCGCAGAGCCATCGGGCGCCGGGTTGAAGGCGCTCGTGAAGAATCTGAAGGGTGACGCTGAGTCCGCGGCGATCGCACAGGTGTTGGAGGGGACTGGATGGAACCGGAAGGCAGCGGCAAACGATCTGCAGATAAGCTACAAAGCGCTGCTGTACAAGATCAAGCAGTACGATCTGACGCCTCCGAATCGCGCGTCGTAG
- a CDS encoding ExeA family protein, whose protein sequence is MYKTFFRLQSNPFGTSPDPRFLYMMPHTREVLACLEYGISARKGFTVLTGEVGTGKTTLLRRALSSFQDRRISTSFVFNPRLDVLDFLDFVLTDFGVVPTTRTKSGMLLQLNRWLIERFRMEETCVVVVDEAQNLSWDLLEEIRLLTNLETSSEKLLQIVLSGQPELEEKLKHPSVRQLRQRVSLWCRTQSLTETQTFAYVGERLRIAGASWMIFSQEALERVHRYSRGIPRVINLVCEHSLVVAFVEQVKQVTPAIVEGVALELELETQPFLISPAALNGRDPLMRTAAGEGSGAVATFNRDFNGRQDR, encoded by the coding sequence ATGTATAAGACCTTCTTCAGGCTGCAGAGCAATCCGTTTGGAACGAGTCCCGACCCGCGGTTCCTCTACATGATGCCGCATACACGGGAGGTCCTCGCGTGCCTGGAGTATGGCATCTCCGCGAGGAAGGGCTTTACGGTTCTGACGGGCGAGGTAGGCACGGGCAAGACGACGTTGCTGCGCCGCGCGCTCAGTTCCTTCCAGGACAGAAGGATCTCGACGTCGTTCGTCTTCAACCCGCGGCTCGACGTTCTGGACTTTCTCGACTTCGTCCTGACGGACTTCGGCGTTGTTCCGACGACGCGGACCAAGTCCGGGATGCTGCTGCAGCTCAATCGCTGGCTGATTGAACGGTTCCGGATGGAGGAGACCTGTGTTGTGGTGGTCGACGAGGCGCAGAACCTGTCATGGGACCTGCTGGAAGAGATTCGCCTGCTGACCAACCTCGAGACGTCTTCGGAGAAGCTGCTGCAGATTGTGCTCTCCGGGCAGCCCGAGCTTGAGGAGAAGCTGAAGCATCCGAGCGTACGACAGCTACGGCAGCGCGTTTCGCTGTGGTGCAGGACGCAGTCTCTGACGGAGACGCAGACGTTTGCCTACGTCGGCGAGCGGCTGCGGATTGCCGGCGCGTCGTGGATGATCTTCTCGCAGGAGGCGCTGGAGCGCGTTCACCGTTATTCGCGCGGGATTCCCCGTGTCATCAATCTGGTTTGTGAACACTCGTTGGTTGTGGCTTTTGTGGAGCAGGTGAAGCAGGTAACTCCTGCGATCGTCGAAGGAGTTGCACTGGAGCTTGAATTGGAAACACAGCCATTTTTGATCTCTCCAGCAGCATTGAACGGGAGAGATCCTCTGATGCGAACTGCGGCCGGAGAGGGATCGGGAGCAGTCGCAACTTTCAATCGTGACTTTAACGGAAGGCAAGATCGATGA
- a CDS encoding CpsD/CapB family tyrosine-protein kinase produces MSRIYEALQKAESERKTERGVQQQSPASPAPLQDEVAQEPHRWQTAVADRMEPETMLEDAPVVTSAALTRDLEGVRELPWAPLVNRLPALMERGSAVEQFRSLRSRLFELRDIKPLKSILITSGLPQEGKSFVASNLAISLARHKSSKVLLIDGDMRRYSLHEVFGTTSSPGLADYLAGRAEISDVMQRAQVQDKDRASALPNLTFIPGGNGGDKAADLSGNPRFAELIQSVSPYFDWIVVDSSPVLPVSDAVNLARACDGALLVARHGVTKFAVAQRAQSEMKAANVLGFVLNASDNPPDLNSYYGYGHSSS; encoded by the coding sequence ATGAGCCGGATATACGAAGCACTGCAAAAGGCAGAATCAGAGCGGAAGACAGAGCGTGGCGTTCAGCAGCAATCTCCTGCATCGCCTGCGCCCCTGCAGGACGAAGTTGCGCAGGAGCCTCATCGCTGGCAGACCGCAGTGGCGGACCGCATGGAGCCGGAGACCATGCTGGAGGACGCGCCCGTGGTCACGTCAGCTGCTCTGACGCGCGATCTGGAGGGAGTTCGCGAGCTTCCGTGGGCTCCGCTCGTCAACCGGCTCCCGGCTCTGATGGAACGCGGCTCTGCGGTGGAGCAGTTTCGCAGCCTGCGGTCGAGGCTCTTTGAGCTTCGCGATATCAAGCCGCTGAAGTCAATTCTGATTACGAGTGGACTCCCGCAGGAGGGCAAGAGCTTCGTCGCTTCGAATCTGGCGATCAGCCTTGCGCGACACAAGAGCAGCAAAGTGCTGTTGATTGATGGGGACATGCGCCGCTATTCGCTCCACGAGGTGTTTGGGACTACGTCCAGTCCGGGACTGGCGGACTACCTGGCGGGCAGAGCGGAGATATCAGACGTGATGCAGCGGGCCCAGGTCCAGGATAAGGACCGCGCGTCCGCGCTGCCAAATCTCACGTTCATTCCGGGAGGAAACGGAGGCGACAAAGCCGCGGACCTCTCAGGAAATCCTCGCTTTGCGGAACTGATTCAAAGCGTCTCGCCTTACTTTGACTGGATTGTGGTTGACTCGTCCCCCGTGCTTCCTGTCTCGGATGCCGTGAACCTGGCGCGCGCCTGCGATGGCGCTCTTCTGGTAGCGCGTCATGGAGTCACGAAGTTTGCTGTTGCACAGCGGGCGCAGAGTGAGATGAAGGCCGCAAACGTTCTCGGTTTCGTCCTCAATGCGTCCGACAATCCTCCGGACCTGAACAGCTATTACGGATATGGCCACAGCAGCAGCTAG
- a CDS encoding branched-chain amino acid transaminase: MPVQPTANIWHNGKLIPWDKAQIHVMSHVVHYGSSIFEGIRCYTQPSGASVFRLQEHMQRLIDSAKIYRMPLPYTVDQLSAAVIDVIEANGIAPCYVRPIAFRGYGEVGVNPLKSPVEVYIANFPWGKYVHGNDGADVCVSSWSRLAPNTMPSLAKAGANYMNSQLIRMEAEINGYAEGIALDVNGYLSEGSGENLFLVRNGVLYTTPLANSVLNGITRNSVITLAKQLGIEVVEQALPRELLYICDEAFFTGTAAEVTHLRSVDRILVNDGKMGPITTALHDEFFNIVNGLRPDRHNWLTPVNVKVVETANV; encoded by the coding sequence ATGCCCGTCCAACCTACAGCAAACATCTGGCACAACGGCAAACTCATCCCCTGGGACAAAGCCCAGATCCACGTGATGAGCCACGTCGTGCACTACGGATCCTCTATCTTCGAGGGCATCCGCTGTTACACACAGCCCTCAGGCGCCAGCGTCTTCCGCCTGCAGGAGCACATGCAGCGCCTCATCGACTCCGCCAAGATCTACCGCATGCCGCTTCCCTACACCGTTGACCAGCTCTCGGCTGCGGTCATTGATGTCATCGAAGCCAACGGAATCGCTCCCTGCTACGTCCGCCCCATCGCCTTCCGCGGCTATGGCGAAGTCGGAGTCAATCCGCTCAAGTCGCCCGTTGAGGTCTACATCGCCAACTTCCCCTGGGGCAAGTACGTTCACGGCAACGACGGCGCCGACGTCTGCGTCTCCTCGTGGTCGCGCCTCGCGCCCAACACGATGCCGTCGCTCGCCAAGGCCGGCGCGAACTACATGAACTCGCAGCTCATCCGCATGGAAGCCGAGATCAACGGATACGCCGAAGGCATCGCGCTCGACGTCAACGGCTATCTCTCCGAGGGCTCAGGCGAGAACCTCTTCCTCGTCCGCAACGGCGTCCTCTACACCACGCCGCTGGCCAACTCTGTGCTTAACGGAATCACGCGCAACTCCGTCATCACGCTGGCAAAGCAGCTCGGCATCGAAGTCGTTGAGCAGGCGCTGCCCCGCGAGCTCCTGTACATCTGCGACGAAGCCTTCTTCACCGGAACCGCCGCCGAGGTAACACACCTCCGCTCCGTCGACCGCATCCTCGTCAACGACGGAAAGATGGGCCCCATCACCACCGCGCTGCACGACGAGTTCTTCAACATCGTCAACGGCCTCAGGCCCGACCGACACAACTGGCTAACGCCGGTGAACGTCAAGGTCGTCGAGACGGCAAACGTATAA
- the xrtA gene encoding exosortase A produces MKYTLQSSGTPGAPLDAFATTGSVETRPLEPAENTGDSLTLFQRGRLPTLVIMLLLVAIYYRIAGKLIFDWYDLPDYSHGFLVPLFSLFLLWENRAAIRNTPLKPSWGGIWLILFGILVLILGVYGAELFLSRVSFLFVLAGLIWKLLGRPMLKAVRFPLLVLLLAIPFPQIVFNQITFPLQLLASKVASAVLPLFGVPVLHEGNVIELPAMKLEVVEACSGIRSLMSLFTLAVFYGYFIEKATARRVILALASIPIAVVANAARITGTGLCVQYWDPNKAMGFFHEFSGWVIFVVSLVCLFLFHRIMRLFSPRKSEAKVTSL; encoded by the coding sequence GTGAAGTATACCCTTCAATCGTCTGGAACTCCTGGAGCTCCACTAGACGCATTCGCCACAACGGGTTCCGTGGAGACACGGCCGCTTGAACCCGCTGAAAATACAGGGGATTCGCTGACGCTCTTCCAGCGCGGCCGGCTCCCCACCCTCGTCATCATGCTTCTGCTCGTCGCGATCTACTACCGGATCGCCGGCAAGCTCATCTTCGACTGGTACGATCTCCCGGACTACTCCCATGGCTTCCTCGTTCCCTTGTTTTCCCTCTTTCTCCTCTGGGAAAACCGGGCAGCCATCCGCAATACCCCCCTCAAGCCTTCATGGGGAGGTATTTGGCTCATTCTATTCGGGATACTAGTCCTGATCCTCGGCGTCTACGGCGCTGAGCTCTTCCTCTCCCGCGTCTCATTCCTCTTCGTCCTGGCCGGTCTCATCTGGAAGCTGCTGGGTCGCCCGATGCTCAAGGCGGTAAGGTTTCCACTCCTTGTCCTGTTGCTCGCGATTCCCTTCCCCCAGATCGTCTTCAATCAGATCACCTTCCCCTTGCAGCTCCTGGCTTCGAAGGTTGCCAGTGCTGTCCTCCCATTGTTCGGAGTGCCGGTCCTCCACGAAGGCAACGTCATCGAGCTCCCGGCCATGAAGCTTGAGGTCGTCGAGGCCTGCAGTGGAATCCGCTCGCTCATGAGCCTCTTCACCCTCGCAGTCTTCTACGGCTACTTCATCGAGAAGGCAACCGCCCGCCGCGTGATCCTTGCTCTGGCAAGCATTCCGATCGCGGTCGTCGCCAACGCCGCCCGCATTACCGGGACCGGCCTTTGCGTCCAGTACTGGGACCCCAACAAGGCTATGGGCTTCTTCCATGAGTTCTCCGGGTGGGTTATCTTCGTCGTCTCTCTCGTGTGCCTCTTTCTCTTCCACCGCATCATGCGTCTCTTCTCCCCTCGCAAATCTGAGGCGAAGGTGACTTCCTTATGA